Proteins found in one Desulfovermiculus halophilus DSM 18834 genomic segment:
- the tsaA gene encoding tRNA (N6-threonylcarbamoyladenosine(37)-N6)-methyltransferase TrmO yields the protein MRVTFSPIGTVRTKAETLPRHWSLSEVEGTLEVEARYAVGLRDIKPGQRIVVLFYFHKSPEFDSSFLVQTPPHKDRSFGVFSICSPRRPNPIGLSIVTVGKVVGNTIEVKGLDMLDGTPILDIKPHIEGRQECPSWNGE from the coding sequence ATGCGTGTAACTTTTTCCCCCATTGGAACTGTGCGTACCAAAGCAGAGACATTGCCCAGGCACTGGAGTCTGTCCGAGGTGGAGGGAACCCTGGAGGTCGAGGCCAGATATGCAGTAGGACTGCGGGATATCAAGCCCGGACAGCGGATTGTGGTCCTCTTTTACTTTCACAAAAGCCCGGAGTTTGATTCTTCGTTCCTGGTGCAGACCCCTCCGCACAAGGACCGGAGCTTTGGGGTGTTCAGTATCTGCTCGCCCCGGCGGCCGAACCCGATTGGGCTGTCAATTGTGACCGTAGGCAAGGTGGTAGGAAACACAATCGAAGTCAAGGGGCTGGATATGCTGGACGGGACGCCAATACTGGACATCAAGCCGCATATTGAGGGAAGACAGGAGTGTCCGAGCTGGAATGGAGAATAA
- a CDS encoding efflux transporter outer membrane subunit codes for MYASSRSPFFSVYLLLGFLAALSACTVFAPPERSVQPVELPADFAWDTNGTAPIDHWWRKFDSRELNSLVHAALEDNFNIRSSWAKLRQAKAVAAKSRAGLFPALDTSLEGSRSRSYRDYEMLSDTKSASLDLAASYEVDLWGRIRAGYTADRLSARAAYEDLRTTAISLTGEVVKAWVELLAARRQIQVVQDQIDVNERLLRIQVSRFEKGMASALDLTQQKELVAGSRSALPPLRARQRAALNQLALLLGRADSGSLSIRGQSLPPPIPQPEAGVPADLLMARPDVRAAFYRLRSADWAVSVARIDRLPVLSISARTALSSDSFSLAWGDWLTRLGSSLTAPVFDAGSRQAEVERSRAVSDERLAEYAGTVLEAVKEVQDALANIAGYKEQIARVEDELRAAEQAREQARIRYINGQNDYLNFVTQQRSVHELQRSLVSARADLLASQIALYRALGAGEGWDRG; via the coding sequence ATGTACGCCTCATCCAGGTCTCCTTTCTTCAGTGTCTATCTCCTGCTTGGTTTCCTCGCCGCCCTCAGCGCATGCACTGTCTTTGCCCCACCCGAGCGCTCCGTGCAGCCGGTGGAGCTTCCGGCCGACTTTGCCTGGGACACGAATGGAACAGCACCCATTGATCACTGGTGGCGAAAATTCGACAGCCGGGAACTCAATAGTCTGGTCCACGCAGCCCTGGAAGACAACTTCAACATCCGCTCCAGCTGGGCCAAGCTGCGCCAGGCAAAGGCCGTAGCCGCCAAATCCAGGGCCGGCCTCTTCCCTGCCCTGGACACCAGCCTGGAAGGCAGCCGAAGCCGGTCCTACCGGGACTATGAAATGCTCTCCGACACCAAATCGGCCTCTCTGGATCTGGCGGCTTCCTATGAAGTCGACCTTTGGGGTCGGATCCGGGCCGGCTATACCGCTGACCGCCTCAGCGCCAGGGCAGCCTACGAAGACCTGCGGACCACGGCCATCTCCCTGACCGGCGAAGTGGTCAAGGCCTGGGTGGAACTCTTGGCCGCCCGGCGGCAAATCCAGGTGGTCCAGGACCAGATAGACGTCAATGAACGGCTGCTTAGAATCCAGGTCAGCAGGTTCGAGAAGGGCATGGCCTCGGCCTTGGACCTTACTCAGCAGAAGGAGCTGGTAGCCGGTTCCAGGTCCGCCCTGCCTCCGCTTCGGGCCAGACAGCGAGCGGCCCTGAATCAGCTGGCCCTCCTTTTGGGCCGGGCCGATTCCGGCTCCCTGTCCATCCGGGGCCAGAGCCTTCCCCCGCCGATACCTCAGCCGGAAGCCGGAGTTCCGGCCGATTTGCTCATGGCCAGGCCGGATGTACGGGCCGCCTTTTACCGTCTGCGCTCCGCGGACTGGGCGGTCAGCGTTGCCCGGATTGACAGGCTTCCAGTCCTGTCCATTTCGGCCCGGACAGCCTTGAGCAGCGACAGCTTCAGCCTGGCCTGGGGGGACTGGCTGACCCGTCTAGGATCCAGCCTGACCGCTCCTGTCTTCGACGCCGGCTCCAGGCAGGCGGAAGTGGAAAGATCCCGGGCGGTGAGCGATGAACGTTTGGCCGAGTATGCAGGTACGGTCCTGGAAGCCGTGAAAGAAGTCCAGGACGCTTTAGCCAATATCGCCGGATACAAAGAGCAGATCGCCAGAGTGGAGGACGAGCTGCGGGCTGCCGAGCAAGCCAGGGAGCAGGCCAGGATCCGGTACATAAACGGGCAGAACGACTACCTGAACTTCGTAACCCAGCAGCGCAGCGTCCACGAGCTGCAGCGCAGCCTAGTTTCGGCCAGGGCCGATCTTCTGGCTTCTCAGATAGCCCTGTATCGAGCCCTGGGAGCCGGTGAAGGATGGGACAGGGGATGA
- a CDS encoding efflux RND transporter periplasmic adaptor subunit: protein MSRFAKVVLGLAIIGLGAATAWYFVTHKPSVSRQKAAPKTTPVNVLTVQPSDVRANITAMGTVVPSREVTLRAEVSGQVTHIAEQFTPGGRLPKGRTAVRIDPRDYQVQVTKARSALTRAEAELDLEQGKQEVARQELSMFEKDSELPVSKTELALRRPQLAQARAEVESARADLRKAELDLSRTEVSVPFNSLVTARNVNLGSQVGGQDDLATLAGTDTFWVRASVLTDQLRFIDLRAREGNPVRITSQSGTGQWTGHTLRLTGEVDEQTRMATLLIAVPDPLDQKAQGQPIMLNDYVRVDIQGRVLHDVFSLPRRALRENDTIWVMEDNRLDIRSTAVVWKDRAKVYIRKGLAPGDQVVLSPLSTPVQGMRLQAAPNGDRP, encoded by the coding sequence ATGAGCAGATTTGCAAAGGTGGTCCTCGGCCTGGCCATCATCGGCCTGGGTGCTGCAACGGCCTGGTATTTTGTGACCCATAAGCCCTCGGTCAGCAGACAGAAGGCGGCTCCCAAAACAACTCCGGTCAATGTTCTCACCGTTCAGCCCTCGGACGTCAGAGCCAACATCACTGCCATGGGCACCGTGGTTCCTTCCCGGGAAGTGACCCTGCGGGCTGAGGTCAGCGGACAAGTAACTCACATCGCCGAGCAGTTCACTCCCGGGGGCAGGCTGCCCAAGGGCCGGACCGCGGTTCGCATAGACCCCAGGGACTACCAGGTCCAGGTGACCAAGGCCCGGAGCGCTTTGACCAGGGCAGAAGCCGAGCTGGACCTGGAGCAGGGCAAACAGGAAGTGGCCAGGCAAGAGCTTTCCATGTTTGAAAAGGATTCAGAGCTTCCGGTCAGCAAAACCGAGCTGGCCCTGCGCCGTCCCCAGCTGGCCCAGGCCCGGGCCGAGGTTGAGAGCGCCAGGGCCGATCTGCGCAAGGCTGAGCTGGACCTGAGCCGGACCGAGGTATCCGTACCCTTCAACTCCCTGGTCACGGCCCGAAACGTGAACCTCGGCTCCCAGGTCGGGGGACAGGACGATCTGGCCACCCTGGCCGGTACCGACACCTTCTGGGTCCGGGCTTCAGTCTTGACGGACCAACTTCGCTTCATCGACCTCAGGGCCAGGGAGGGCAATCCGGTTCGCATCACCTCCCAGTCCGGAACCGGGCAGTGGACAGGACACACCCTGCGTCTGACCGGGGAGGTCGACGAGCAGACCCGCATGGCCACCTTGCTCATTGCCGTGCCCGATCCCTTGGATCAAAAGGCCCAGGGCCAGCCGATAATGCTCAACGACTATGTCCGGGTGGATATTCAGGGCAGAGTCCTGCACGATGTCTTCTCCCTGCCCAGGCGGGCCTTGCGCGAGAATGACACCATCTGGGTCATGGAAGACAACCGGCTGGACATCCGTTCAACCGCGGTGGTCTGGAAGGACAGGGCAAAGGTGTATATCCGGAAGGGATTGGCCCCTGGAGACCAGGTGGTGCTCAGCCCTCTGTCCACTCCGGTTCAGGGCATGCGCCTTCAGGCCGCCCCCAACGGGGACCGTCCATGA
- a CDS encoding efflux RND transporter permease subunit, translated as MTAFQDQSPGPAPSGPLAWMAGNSVAANLIMLLFLVGGLIMALNIKQEVFPEFSTDTVSVLVPYPGASPEEVEQGIVLAVEEAVQGLEGVKEVRSTASEGQAQILVEAVEGQDMNRLWQDVESEVSRITTFPDEAEEPEISISTHKRGVLTLALFGARDDVVLREAAEMVRDELLQDPGITQVELEGVRDYEVHIALSRETLRRFGLTLEDVAQTVRRASVDLGAGSVKTRSGDILVRIQDRRSTADEYARIPVLTTSSGAQILLSDIARVSWGFEDVESWATVNGWPAVMIEVYRIGNQTPGSVSTAAQDVLTELNASLPGNLQIDVLRDRSDIFHQRADLLLTNAYLGLALVFFLLALFLEARLAFWVSLGIPISFLGSFLLLSGTSFSVNMITMFAFIVTLGIVVDDAIVVGENIYHHRRMGQDMLRASVQGVREVAMPVVFSVLTNMVAFTPMFFIPGVMGKIFKFIPLVVVCVFAVSLIESLLVLPAHLAHIGEKRAKGPLRYLTQAQARFSAWIEVLITQRFGPFLAFALSHRYLVLALSLAVLTATIGYIQSGRMGIILFPTVDSDYAYAQATMPAGAAREDLQLVESRLIQAAQDVVQEYGGRELSQSLLTVVNENTVEARIYLTDPEVRPIGTSQVTRHWREAVGQVTGLESIQFEADRGGPGSGKALTVQLSHRDRDLLEQAGKDLAAVLEEYPGVSDIDDGSPSGKRQLDIRLSDLGRRMGLSSREVANQVRHAFYGAEALRQQEGRNEVTVRVWLPEDERESLATLEDLLLRVGDKEVPLQDAVRIVESRSYTSINRTNGRRTVDVTANVQPRSRVEVLSAELKATALPQLQTTSPGLSFSFEGRQADLRESVGSLIQGLLLALLALYGLLAVPFRSYMQPMIIMACIPFGLVGAVLGHLLLGYSLSLMSLFGIVALSGVVINDSLVLIHFANRLRREGHSVFDSITMAGMQRFRPILLTTLTTFGGLSPMILETSRQARFLIPMAISLGFGLVFATLIILVMIPSLYLILEDVSHTCGLGPCIQDVEGKKPNHALE; from the coding sequence ATGACCGCATTTCAGGACCAAAGCCCGGGACCGGCACCTTCCGGCCCCTTGGCCTGGATGGCCGGCAATTCGGTTGCCGCCAACCTGATCATGCTGCTCTTCCTGGTCGGCGGCCTGATCATGGCCTTAAACATCAAGCAGGAAGTCTTTCCTGAATTCAGCACCGACACGGTCAGTGTCCTTGTGCCCTATCCCGGGGCCAGCCCGGAAGAGGTTGAGCAGGGCATTGTCCTGGCCGTGGAAGAAGCTGTCCAGGGCCTGGAAGGGGTCAAGGAGGTCAGGTCAACAGCTTCTGAAGGTCAGGCCCAGATCCTGGTCGAGGCAGTTGAGGGCCAGGACATGAACCGGCTGTGGCAGGATGTGGAGAGCGAGGTCAGCAGGATCACCACCTTTCCGGACGAGGCTGAAGAGCCGGAGATCTCCATCTCCACGCACAAACGCGGGGTCCTGACTTTGGCTCTGTTCGGCGCCCGGGACGACGTCGTTCTGCGGGAGGCGGCCGAGATGGTCCGGGACGAGCTCCTGCAGGACCCCGGCATAACCCAGGTCGAGCTGGAAGGGGTCAGGGACTATGAAGTCCATATCGCCCTGAGCCGGGAAACCCTGCGCCGCTTCGGCCTGACCCTGGAGGATGTGGCCCAGACCGTGCGCCGGGCCTCAGTCGATCTGGGTGCGGGAAGTGTGAAGACCCGCTCAGGAGACATCCTGGTCCGCATACAGGACAGGCGATCAACAGCTGACGAATATGCCCGCATCCCGGTCCTGACCACATCCAGCGGGGCCCAGATCCTCCTTTCGGACATCGCCCGGGTCAGCTGGGGCTTTGAGGACGTGGAATCCTGGGCCACAGTCAACGGCTGGCCGGCAGTAATGATCGAGGTCTACCGCATCGGGAACCAGACCCCGGGGTCTGTGTCCACCGCCGCTCAGGACGTGCTGACCGAGCTCAATGCCTCCCTGCCCGGAAACCTACAGATCGACGTCCTGCGGGACCGCTCGGACATATTCCATCAACGGGCCGATCTTTTGCTGACCAATGCCTACCTGGGATTGGCCCTGGTCTTCTTTCTCCTGGCCCTTTTCCTGGAAGCCCGGCTGGCCTTTTGGGTCAGCCTGGGCATTCCCATTTCCTTTCTGGGCTCCTTCCTCCTTCTGTCTGGAACCAGCTTCAGCGTGAACATGATCACCATGTTCGCCTTCATCGTCACCCTGGGAATAGTGGTCGACGACGCCATTGTGGTCGGGGAAAACATCTACCACCACAGGCGCATGGGCCAGGACATGCTCCGGGCCTCCGTCCAAGGGGTCCGGGAGGTGGCCATGCCCGTGGTCTTCAGTGTGCTGACCAATATGGTGGCCTTTACCCCCATGTTTTTCATCCCCGGCGTGATGGGCAAGATATTTAAATTCATCCCCCTGGTCGTGGTCTGTGTCTTTGCTGTATCCCTGATCGAGAGCCTGCTTGTCCTCCCCGCCCATCTGGCCCATATCGGGGAAAAGCGCGCCAAAGGCCCGCTGCGCTACCTGACTCAGGCTCAAGCCAGATTCAGCGCCTGGATCGAGGTCCTGATCACCCAGCGCTTCGGGCCCTTTCTGGCCTTTGCCCTCAGTCATCGCTACCTGGTTCTGGCCCTGAGCCTGGCTGTTCTCACGGCCACGATCGGCTATATTCAATCCGGACGGATGGGCATCATCCTCTTTCCCACTGTCGACTCGGATTATGCCTACGCGCAGGCCACCATGCCCGCCGGGGCGGCCAGGGAGGACCTGCAGCTGGTTGAGAGCCGGCTTATCCAGGCGGCGCAGGACGTGGTCCAGGAGTACGGCGGCCGGGAGCTGTCACAATCTTTGCTGACCGTGGTCAACGAGAACACTGTAGAGGCCAGGATCTACCTGACCGACCCTGAGGTCCGTCCCATCGGGACCTCCCAGGTCACTCGGCACTGGAGGGAAGCCGTGGGTCAGGTGACCGGCCTGGAGAGCATCCAGTTCGAGGCCGACCGCGGCGGGCCCGGATCGGGGAAGGCCTTGACCGTTCAGCTCAGCCATCGGGACCGGGATCTTCTGGAACAGGCGGGCAAGGACCTGGCCGCAGTTTTGGAAGAATATCCGGGTGTCTCGGATATTGATGACGGCTCACCAAGCGGCAAGCGGCAGCTTGACATCCGGCTCTCGGATCTCGGACGCCGCATGGGGCTTTCCTCCCGGGAAGTTGCCAATCAGGTCCGGCACGCCTTTTACGGAGCCGAGGCCCTGCGCCAGCAGGAAGGCAGGAATGAAGTCACCGTCCGGGTCTGGCTGCCGGAAGATGAGCGGGAGAGCTTGGCTACCCTGGAAGACCTTCTGCTTCGGGTTGGAGACAAGGAGGTCCCTCTGCAGGATGCAGTCCGGATTGTGGAAAGCCGCTCCTACACCAGCATCAACCGGACCAACGGGCGACGGACTGTGGATGTTACAGCCAATGTCCAGCCCCGGTCCAGGGTGGAGGTGTTGAGTGCAGAGCTGAAGGCAACGGCCCTTCCCCAGCTCCAGACCACCTCCCCCGGGCTGAGCTTCAGCTTTGAAGGCCGTCAGGCCGATCTCCGGGAGAGTGTGGGCAGCCTCATCCAGGGCTTGCTTCTGGCCCTGCTCGCCCTGTATGGTCTGCTGGCGGTTCCCTTCCGCAGCTATATGCAGCCCATGATCATCATGGCCTGCATTCCCTTCGGCCTTGTGGGCGCTGTTCTGGGCCATCTGCTCCTGGGCTACTCTTTGAGCCTGATGAGCCTGTTCGGGATTGTGGCCTTAAGCGGAGTGGTCATCAACGACTCCCTGGTCCTGATCCATTTTGCCAACCGCCTGCGCCGGGAGGGTCACAGCGTGTTTGATTCCATCACCATGGCCGGCATGCAGCGTTTCCGTCCCATCCTTTTGACCACCCTGACCACCTTCGGCGGCCTCTCGCCCATGATCCTGGAGACCTCAAGACAGGCCCGCTTTCTGATCCCCATGGCCATTTCCCTGGGCTTCGGCCTGGTCTTTGCCACCCTGATCATCCTGGTCATGATTCCCTCTCTGTATCTGATCCTGGAGGATGTATCCCACACCTGCGGCTTGGGACCCTGCATCCAGGATGTGGAGGGAAAAAAGCCGAACCACGCCTTGGAGTGA
- a CDS encoding DUF3786 domain-containing protein translates to MAQLTNPMEIFKLLDNSNCRQCGQPTCMAFAAAVFRGQQDISECPKLDADTVAQFSEKTGQQTTPDQEVEETVKQLKAEVPKMDLASAAERLGGRYSNGRITVKVLGKDFHVDTKGRLSAEIHTNAWVSVPVLTYILYGNGVSPINKWVPFRELSAGKSWVGLFEQRCEKPLKQIADSDPELFFDLLDLFNGRDGSAQFDADVAVILHPLPKVPMAVCYWRAEDGLDSSLHVFFDATVEENLTIGSIFSLGAGLVRMLEKLVMRHQNQIAFG, encoded by the coding sequence ATGGCCCAATTGACCAACCCGATGGAAATCTTCAAACTGTTGGACAACTCCAACTGCCGTCAATGCGGGCAACCGACATGCATGGCCTTTGCCGCGGCTGTATTCCGCGGCCAGCAGGATATAAGCGAATGCCCCAAGCTTGACGCGGACACCGTGGCCCAATTCTCCGAAAAAACGGGGCAGCAGACCACACCGGATCAAGAGGTGGAGGAAACGGTCAAGCAGCTCAAGGCCGAGGTTCCCAAGATGGATCTGGCCTCTGCCGCCGAGCGCCTTGGCGGTCGGTACAGCAACGGGAGGATAACGGTAAAGGTCCTGGGCAAGGATTTCCACGTGGATACAAAGGGCCGCCTCTCAGCCGAGATCCACACCAATGCCTGGGTCTCGGTCCCGGTCTTGACCTATATCCTGTACGGAAACGGGGTCTCACCCATCAACAAGTGGGTGCCCTTCCGGGAGCTTTCCGCCGGAAAATCCTGGGTCGGACTTTTTGAACAGCGCTGCGAAAAGCCCTTGAAGCAAATAGCCGACTCCGACCCGGAGCTGTTCTTTGATTTGCTCGACCTGTTCAACGGCAGGGACGGCAGCGCCCAATTCGACGCCGATGTGGCTGTCATCCTCCATCCTCTGCCCAAGGTCCCCATGGCTGTCTGCTACTGGCGGGCGGAAGACGGCCTGGACTCCAGCCTGCATGTCTTTTTTGACGCCACGGTTGAGGAGAACTTGACCATCGGCTCCATCTTCTCCCTTGGAGCCGGCCTGGTGCGCATGCTGGAAAAGCTGGTCATGCGCCATCAGAACCAGATCGCCTTTGGCTAG
- a CDS encoding ATP-binding protein, whose product MNSSKSPLRSLPWQMAVSICLLILCIAATLVYSLWASQQKALRHISQVEAAMQITQQDILGHNMLRYAFAEDNQDAFDQAVDHFERSNWFVQAMLEGAESVQGRIAPVRDPDLRVELSQMRVQRKEFLKILNQRWAEHTPGARLPGLSAAQKVQHTFVEQVQKTDAVQALLHAKINADLRSFRLTQYALAGLIILLLIISVYTSWRFMRERDAAHKAAEEQRDRLHQREAALKNLFNDAPIGIFRTTSNGRTLQANPELQKMLRIDTQAQGRVYRRDLQNTLYGNTAQRSEFLRRLDTEGQVEQFEIHGRRADGTWAWFSINARISERRPDQSFIIDGFMAEITQRKQAQEKVEHLNRVLRAIRDINHLINSKKDKKELIDQGCQILVQSRGFEAGMIILTDQSRRPLQYAQEGLNGWLTDFDQLLQQGRLPECCRQAMKHSEICLINKPSMTCDGCPMAENCMDSDTLCLPLEHMGTMYGALTVVLPRTQGRDHEEQALLCELASDIAFALYGIERDENVRKAEEAKETAERYLAQAQKMEAVGRLAGGVAHDFNNMLGVIMGYTDMTLRLVQEDESLHYPLEQIKQAAERSADLTRQLLAFSRRQLSQARVIDLNTEIARQKELLDRLIGETIVLSFYPASGLWPIRVDPSQIDQILANMVINARDAITGDGRITMETMNVVLDQTYTELHSYVQPGEYVCLTVSDTGSGMDQETMDQIFDPFFSTKQADQGTGLGLSTVYGIVKQNQGVVHVYSEQGRGSTFKIYFPRSQGELSADARSRNFATVSGEETVLLVEDEEMVLDLTQAVLEEQGYTVLATRSPSEARKLAGEYAGPIHVLLTDVILPETNGKELKTCLEAIRPGIKTLFMSGYTQNVIAQQGIVDSRIDFIQKPFSAAGLSQKLREVLASQ is encoded by the coding sequence ATGAACAGCTCCAAATCCCCCTTGCGCTCCCTGCCCTGGCAGATGGCAGTCTCCATCTGCCTCCTTATCCTGTGCATCGCGGCCACCCTGGTCTATTCCCTGTGGGCCAGCCAGCAGAAGGCCTTGCGGCATATCAGCCAGGTGGAAGCGGCGATGCAGATCACCCAGCAGGATATCCTGGGCCACAACATGCTCAGGTATGCCTTTGCCGAGGACAACCAGGATGCCTTTGATCAGGCCGTGGACCATTTTGAACGCTCCAACTGGTTTGTCCAGGCCATGCTGGAGGGCGCGGAGTCGGTTCAGGGAAGGATTGCCCCGGTCCGGGATCCTGACCTGCGCGTTGAGCTGAGCCAGATGCGCGTTCAGAGGAAAGAATTTCTGAAAATCCTCAACCAGCGGTGGGCTGAACATACTCCCGGGGCTCGGCTGCCCGGTCTCTCCGCTGCTCAGAAGGTGCAGCACACGTTTGTTGAGCAGGTCCAAAAGACCGACGCTGTGCAGGCCCTGCTGCATGCCAAGATAAATGCGGATCTGCGCAGCTTTCGTCTGACCCAGTACGCCCTTGCCGGCCTGATCATTCTTCTCCTTATCATCTCGGTTTACACTTCCTGGCGGTTCATGCGCGAGCGGGACGCTGCCCATAAGGCGGCCGAAGAGCAAAGGGACAGGCTGCATCAACGAGAAGCGGCTTTAAAGAATCTATTCAATGACGCGCCTATCGGGATCTTTCGGACTACTTCCAACGGCCGAACTCTTCAGGCCAATCCTGAGCTGCAGAAAATGCTCAGGATCGACACCCAGGCCCAGGGACGTGTGTACAGACGTGATCTCCAGAACACCCTGTATGGAAATACAGCCCAGCGAAGCGAGTTTCTCCGCCGTCTGGATACCGAGGGGCAGGTAGAGCAGTTCGAGATACATGGCCGGCGGGCGGACGGAACCTGGGCCTGGTTCTCCATCAATGCCCGGATCAGTGAACGACGCCCCGATCAGTCGTTCATAATCGATGGGTTCATGGCCGAGATCACCCAGAGAAAGCAGGCTCAGGAGAAGGTCGAGCATCTGAATCGTGTCTTGCGGGCAATTCGGGATATCAATCACCTGATCAATTCCAAAAAGGACAAAAAAGAGCTCATTGACCAGGGGTGCCAGATCCTGGTCCAAAGCAGGGGATTCGAGGCGGGAATGATCATCCTTACCGATCAGTCCCGGCGGCCGTTGCAGTATGCCCAGGAAGGGCTCAACGGGTGGTTGACGGACTTTGATCAGCTGCTGCAACAGGGGCGGTTGCCCGAGTGCTGCCGTCAGGCAATGAAGCACAGCGAGATCTGCCTGATCAACAAGCCGTCCATGACCTGCGACGGCTGTCCGATGGCTGAGAACTGCATGGACAGCGATACCCTGTGTTTGCCCCTGGAGCATATGGGGACCATGTATGGAGCCTTGACTGTTGTCCTGCCCCGGACCCAGGGACGCGATCATGAAGAGCAGGCCCTGCTCTGCGAGCTGGCTTCAGATATCGCCTTTGCCCTGTATGGAATTGAACGGGATGAAAACGTCCGAAAGGCGGAAGAAGCAAAGGAAACCGCTGAACGGTACTTGGCCCAGGCCCAGAAGATGGAGGCTGTCGGTCGTTTGGCCGGAGGGGTTGCCCACGACTTCAACAACATGCTGGGCGTGATCATGGGGTATACAGATATGACCTTGCGCCTGGTGCAGGAAGACGAGTCTCTGCACTATCCTCTGGAACAGATAAAGCAGGCTGCGGAGCGTTCCGCCGACCTGACCCGGCAGCTTCTGGCCTTTTCCCGCAGGCAGCTCTCCCAGGCCAGGGTTATTGATCTGAACACAGAGATTGCCAGGCAGAAGGAACTCCTTGACCGGCTGATAGGCGAGACCATTGTCCTTTCATTTTACCCGGCATCCGGCCTCTGGCCGATCCGGGTCGATCCCAGCCAGATCGATCAGATCCTGGCCAATATGGTGATCAACGCCCGGGACGCGATTACGGGGGACGGGAGGATCACTATGGAGACCATGAACGTGGTCCTTGATCAGACCTATACCGAGCTTCACTCCTATGTTCAGCCTGGAGAGTACGTCTGTCTCACGGTCAGCGATACAGGCAGCGGCATGGACCAGGAGACCATGGATCAGATCTTTGATCCCTTCTTCAGCACCAAACAGGCCGATCAGGGAACGGGGCTTGGTCTGTCCACTGTGTACGGGATTGTGAAGCAAAACCAAGGGGTGGTTCACGTCTACAGCGAACAGGGACGGGGCAGCACGTTCAAGATCTATTTCCCGCGATCCCAAGGCGAGCTCTCGGCTGATGCGCGGTCCCGGAACTTCGCCACCGTGTCCGGGGAAGAAACCGTTCTCTTGGTGGAAGACGAGGAAATGGTCCTGGACCTGACCCAGGCCGTGCTGGAGGAGCAGGGATACACTGTCCTGGCCACCCGGTCACCCAGCGAGGCCCGGAAGCTGGCTGGGGAATATGCAGGTCCGATTCATGTCCTGCTCACCGACGTGATCCTCCCGGAGACCAACGGCAAGGAGCTAAAGACCTGCCTGGAGGCTATCCGGCCCGGGATCAAGACCCTGTTCATGTCCGGTTATACGCAAAATGTCATAGCCCAGCAGGGAATAGTGGATTCACGGATTGATTTCATCCAAAAGCCTTTTTCCGCTGCCGGGCTGAGCCAAAAGCTTCGGGAGGTCTTGGCCTCCCAGTGA